Part of the Aquimarina sp. TRL1 genome, GGAAAATGTTTATTCCCATGGCACTAACCTTTGGATTTGCTATGATTGGGGCAATGCTTTTATGTCTTACCTATGTACCTATGATCACCTCTCTTTTTCTAAAAGTACCTGCTAAAGAAAGAAAGAGTTGGGGGGATAAAGTGGTCTTGTGGTTGGAGACAGCTTATGAAAAAATAATAACCTCAGTATTAAAAAAAGGGAAACTGATTGTATTATTATCAGTCTTGGTGCTTGGAATTTCTGGGATGTTATTTCTTAGAATGGGAGGAGAATTTATTCCTCAGCTAGATGAGGGAGATATTGCTTTTCATGCTATTTTAAAACCGGGAAGTGCTTTATCAGAAACGATTAATACTACTACAAAAATAGAAAAACTGATCAAAAATCGTTTTCCCGAAGTAGAGGACGTAATCAGTAGGATAGGGGTTGCAGATGTTCCTACAGATCCTATGCCGATGGATCTGGCGGATGTATTTGTTATTCTCAAACCCAAGTCAGAATGGACATCAGCAACTTCTAAGGAAGAACTTATCGAATTAATAAAAACAGAGGTGAGTCAGATTCCGGGAGTGAATTACGAGTTTACACAACCGATAGAAATGCGATTTAACGAGCTGATAACGGGAGTTAGGGAGGACATTGCAGTAAAGTTATATGGAGAAGATATGACGTTATTGGCAGAAAAAGCTGTCGAAATTGGAAAAATGATTGCAGCTGTAGAAGGAGTAGCTGATATGAAAGTGGAAGCTACCACAGGGCAACCCCAGATAACAATTAACTATGATCGGCATAAAATTGCACAATATGGTTTGCAAATCAGCGAATTGAATCGTTATGTGCAAACTGCTTTTGCAGGAGGAGTAGCAGGAACAATTTTTGAAGGTGAAAAACGATTTGATTTAGTTGTACGCTTAAAGGAAACACTGAGGAATGATCTTTCACATGTACAAAAACTGTTTATTTCTCTGCCGGATGGTACACAGATTCCCCTGAAAGAAGTAGCTACGATTGGTTATGAAAAAGGACCGATGCAAATAAGTAGGGATAACACCAACCGTCGTATATACGTAGGGATCAATGTCAGAGGTCGTGATGTAAAATCATTGGTAGAAGAGATTCAGGAAAAAATTGAGACACAAATTGATATTCCGGCAGGGTATTATATTCGCTATGGAGGAGCCTTTGAGAACCTGGAAAGGGCAACCCGAAAGCTGAAAATGGTAGTACCGGTTTCTCTAGGGTTGATTTTTATGCTGATTTTCTTTGCATTAAAATCATTAAAGCAAACACTGATGATTTATATAGCAATTCCTTTAGCTACTATTGGAGGAATTTTTTCTTTGGTCATCAGAGATATGCCTTTTAGTATTTCTGCAGGAGTTGGTTTTATTGTTCTTTTTGGAGTCGCAGTACTAAATGGATTGGTGTTGATTAGTGGCTTTAATGAGTTAAAAGAAGAAGGTGTATTTACTATTGATGAACGCATTCGATTGGGAACCAAAAGGAGAATTCGACCGATATTGCTTACAGCACTGACCGATATTTTAGGTTTTTTACCAATGGCACTATCCACCTCATCAGGAGCAGAAGTGCAGCGACCTTTGGCTACAGTTGTAATTGGAGGGTTGTTAACAGCTACTTTACTGACCTTGTTTATTATTCCTATTCTTTATAAATGGATAGAAGAACATGAAGAAAAACGATTGTTAAAAGGAAAGCCATCTACGCTGATTGCTGGAGTGTTTTTATTATTCGGAATAGGAACTATAACAGCTCAGGAGCAGCTTCCTCGTCAGGAAATCTCTATTGATGAGGCAGTAGAACTAGCCTTGAAGAATCATCCGCGAATGAAAGCGAGTCAATTACAATTGGACAAAGAAAAAACACTGCGATCTGCGACCTGGGATCTGGGAGAAACACAATTGTTTACTGGAGGAGAAGAGCTGGGAAACAATGCTCCCGGAGTATATACTACTTTTGGTGTCGGGCAGAATAATATAGATGTCTTTGGAATTTCTTCTAAAAATAAGTTAGTCAATGAACGTATTAAACTAGTTGATTTATCAAAAGGGATAAATGAATTAGAATTAGAAAGGCAAGTTAAAACAGCCTGGGTAAGAGCCTATACTTCTAAGCAACTTTTTAAAGCATACAAGCGGATTGACTCTGTTTTTTCCCGTTTAGAAAAGGCAGTGAACCTTCGATATCAGACCAAAGCTATTTCCAGATTATCATATAAGACTACTTCTAATCAGGGACGATTAATTCGCTTACAAAAAGAAACAGCGTATCAGCAATATATAATTGATCTGAAAAGACTCAATCAATGGCTTTTTGACGATACGGATTTTGAAGTATCAGAAATAGCTATAGCAGAATGGGATCAGGAAATATTATTAAAGACTGCTTTAGAATCGCACCCTGTACTGGAGTATCTGGGACAGGAAATATCAGTAAAAAAAGCAGAAAATAAAGTAGAGAAAAGTAAATTCTATCCTAAGTTCATTGCACAATATGGAATGCAAAAAATTGATGGGCAAACTGGTTTTTATAGTTACCAACTTGGAATTAGGCTTCCTTTGATATTTAATAAAACTAAAAGTATGGTCAAGGCAAAGAAGATTGATTCTGAAGTAGTAATAGCTGCCAATACGGAAAAAGCACAGCAATTTCAAACAGATTATTTTACAGCAGTAGCGCAATATACATTACTACAGAAACAGTGGAAGTATTATAAAGAAGAAGCTATTCCATTAGCAACAGAACAACAAAAAGGTTTGATATTATCATATAAGGAAGGAGCAATTGATTACATTTCCTTTCTTCAAAGTATTAAAGATGCCATCCAATTAGAAATTGATGGTTGGAGAACATTGCAAACCTATATGGAAACTAAATTCCAGTTAGCTTATTTTTTAAAAACCAATAAGAAATAACATGATGAAAAAACAATATAAGGTAGTATATAAATTAATATTAACTATTATAATAATAGGAGGATTTTGGAGCTGTAATAAGGAGCAAAAGAAAAATGATCATGGGCATAGACATGAAGAAGGAACTCATGAGCACTCCGGTCAGGAAAAAGAAGCACATACACATGAAGAAGTAGTACAGCTTACAGAAGCTCAGGTGCAGGTATTGGACATTGTTATTGATAGTATCAAAACCCAAGCTGTGGGAGGATATATAGAAGCTAATGGAGAATTAGGTGTGCCACCGCAAAACGAAGCAGTAGTGACCACTTATATAGGAGCAAATATTTCCAAAATCAATGTTATTGAAGGAGACAAAGTAAACAAAGGAACTGTGGTGGCTTATATTGCACATCCAGATATTATAAGCCTGCAAACAGATTATATCGAAGTGTATAATAAGCTTACATTTTTGAAACAGGATTTTGAACGACAAAAGAAACTGTATGATGCAGAAGTTGGATCAGGGAGAGATTATCAACAAGCAAAAGCAGCATGGTCCAGTGCCCGGGGAAAGGTAAAAGGTTATGAAAGTCAATTACAATTATTAGGAATATCCCCGGCTACTGTAAGAAAGGGAGGGATTAGCCAGCAAGCCCCGGTTAGAAGTCCTATTGATGGTTTTGTAGAGAAAGTATTTGTTAAATCAGGACAATACGTGCAACCTCAAACATCTTTGATGGAAATTGTCAATACAGAACATATCCATGCAGATCTCATGGTTTTTGAAAAAGATATAAAGCATGTAAAGAATGATCAAACAGTTCGATTACAGGTTAAAGCAGCAGGAGATAAGGAATTGGTAGCAAAAATATATTCTGTAGGAAAATCTTTTGAACAAGAACCTAAGGCTTTACATGTTCATGCAGAGATAGAGAATAAGGATCATAACTTATTACCAGGAATGTATGTGAGTGCTAAAATTGTAACAGATAATGTTTTGGAAAAGGTACTTCCTGAAGGAGCAATATTTGAAGAAAATGGAAAAACCTTTGCTTTTAAGGCAGAAAAAGTAGGAAATAAATGGAAGTTTACTCCCACAGAGATTCTGATAAAAAAGAAGCAAGATGGGATGGTGGCTTTAACAGTTATACAGGAAGCAGATCAAGGAAAATTGTTTGCTCATAATGGAGCGTATTATATCATAGCGGAAATGAAAAAAAGCGAAGCAGAACATGTTCATTAATGGGGGGTTTTAATATTGATTTTATGTCCGCTATTGTACTCAAAAAGATAGGGATTCGACCTACAACTAATCGAATACTGATATATAATTATTTATCAACAGAAAAGAAAGCTGTCAGTCTTTCGGATTTAGAAAGTTGTTTTGCCAGTATGGATAGAGCTACTTTATATCGAACAATAAAAATATTTGAAGAAGCTCAGCTTGTTCATCAAATAGATGATGGATCAGGTATTCCTAAGTATGCAAGATGTAATCAGAATGCGGTAGCCCCTTCTCATGATGATACACATTTACATTTTCATTGTTTAAAATGCAAAAAGACTTCCTGCCTTACGAATTGTCAAATACCAAAGATACAAGTACCTAATCATTATCAGGTATCTGAGGTTACCATGATGATAAAAGGTACGTGTGATGAATGTAGTAGGGCATAATAAAAAAGCTCTCTATTGTGTGCTATATAGAGAGCTTTTTTATACTAAGAAGCTCTGGCTTCTTTTCCTAAAGTATGGATATAAGATGGAGTTTCAAAAGCTTTGTAATATGCATTTACAGCAGGAGTTCCTCCTAGATGAACATATAAAACAGTAGCATTTTTAGAAATTTCCCCACTGCGACACATTGATATTAAACCAGAAATAGATTTTCCTTCGTAGACTGGGTCTGTAAGCATGGCTTCTAGTGTCGCTACCCATTGAATGTTTTTAATGGTTTCTTCATTAGGAATACCATATGCAGGGTAACTATAGTTTTCATTAATCTCAATCATTTCTTCAGAAAAAGGAATTCCTACACCTCCGTAGTCCTTAATCGTTTTAACAGTGTTATGACAGATTTTGGAGACTGCTTTTTGGGTCATTTCTTTATTATCTGCAGTATCTATCCCGATAATACGCCTGTTTTTTTTCTGATGTGCAAATCCAACAATCATTCCTGCTTGCGTAGAACCAGTACAGGTTGCGGTGACAATGGTATCAAAAAAATGATTCATCTTTTTTTCTTGCATTGCTATTTCATCAGCAAAGTTAGCATATCCTAATCCCCCTAGTGGGTGGTCAGAAGCTCCTGCTGGTATTGCATAAGGAATTCCTCCTTTACGTCTTACTGCCTCCATAGCATTTTCCCAGCTTTTTTTAATGGAAGTAGAATACCCATACCCATCCATAATAAGATTTCCTCCCATGAGTTTAGTGAGTAAGATGTTTCCAACTTTGTCATATATTGGATCTTTCCACTCTGCCCATGTTTCTTGTACAGTATAGGATTGAAGTCCTAGTGAAGCCGCTACAGCAGTTACTTGTCTGGTATGGTTGGATTGTACCCCTCCGATAGAAACAAGTGTATCACAGCCTTTGCGAATCGCATCCGCAGCAAGCCACTCTAGTTTCCTTACTTTGTTTCCTCCATAAGCCAAGCCGCTGGAAACATCATCTCTTTTAGCCCATATATTAACTCCCAGTTCTTTTGATAGTCTATGTAATTTATGAATGGGAGACGGAAAAAAACCAAGAGGGACTCTTGGGAAATATTTTTCTAAGTGCAGCATATCATCTGTGTTTTAAAAATTAACAAAGACGAAATTGAGAAGATTCTTTTATAAAAAATTGTAAAAAAACGAAATCAAACAGTACTGAGTACCAGGTTTTTTTCTTTTAAATATTGTCTTGGGGTCTTGGAAATTAGTCGTTTAAAATCCTTGTTGAAATGTGCCTGGTCATAATACCCGAGATCCAAAGCAGTATCCAGGATTTTTTTTCCTTTTTTTATTTCTACCCCAGATTTTCTTAAACGGACAATAGATTGAAACACTTTTGGTCTGATCCCGATATATTTTGAAAAATCATTTTCTAATGTTCTTTGTGATTGTTTGTATTGAGGAATAAAATCAAGAATTTTTTTACTCCCTCTGGAGTCCTCTATATTTTTTATAAATGCGGTAAGATTGTGTTTAATATGATCATTTTTAGAAGAAAAATCAGACTGAAACTGATAATGTACATCTATTAATGCATGTGTTAACTGCATAGAAGAGGTACAAGATGCCATATAAAATACCTTATTCATAAAATCAGTAGAGAAGACTTCTTTTGCCGGGAGAATACGATCAACCAACTCTTTAGTAGAATTATGAGATAAAAAATAAAGTACCCAGGGTTGAAATTTAATACCAAAGACTTTATAAGGCTTATGAGCAAGTATTTTTCCGGAAAACTGTAGCTGTCCCCAAAAAAGTGCAGTATTAGGAAGAATAATGGGAGATTCTTGATGACTTACCCATATAGGAGTGGTCGCAATTGTCAATTCAGGATTTCCGTCTGGTAAAAAAAGTTGTTGCCGGTTGATTTCTATACATTCAAATGCATATATACTTTTTAGAAAAGTATCATAAGGTGCAGGTATTTTATATTCAGTAAAGGTCACGTATAGAAAGAATTGATAAGGCAAATTTCTGGAAATATTGTAAAGATAAAAAAATGAATAGCATAAGCTTATTATATAGTATCATAAGTAAAATTTATGAATGTAATAATATATAAATTCAATTATTCAATAGATTTGTTGAATAATTGAATTAAAATGAACAAACAGTTTTTTAAGCAAGCCATATATCAGGAAATCGCTACCATAGGGAAAGCATTATCTAATCCATATCGATTGCGGATTGTGAATATTCTATCCCAGGGAGATTATTCTGTAGATCAGATAGCTACAGAATTGAATATTAGTATTGCCAATGCATCACAGCATTTGCAGGTTTTAAAGAAATCCAAATTAGTTACGTCTCATAAGAAAGGACATTATGTTATTTATAGTTTACCTAATACAGATGTTCATAAGCTATGGAATGCGCTGCAGAATTTTGGACTTACGAATAGTTTAGAAGTAAAATCTACGCTGGAAACATTTAAAAAACAAACATTCGCAGAAGTACCTTCGATTACCATTGATGAATTGTTAAAAGAACATAAGCTAACAGATATTTGTTTTTTAGATGTTCGACCTGAAAAAGAATTCAAAAAAGCAGCTATTGCAAATGCGGTTTCTGTTCCGGTAGAAAAAATTTCAGATCATATACGACACTTGCCTAAAGAAAAACAAATAGTCGTCTATTGCCGGGGACCTTTATGTGTTTTTGCAGATGAAGCCGTATTACTACTAAAAGAAAAAGGATATGATGCAATCCGGTTAGAAGAAGACGTATTAAGTTGGGAATATAAAGGATTACCAGTTAATTAAAACGAATAAATGCAATGACAGATACTTTAATCAGTGTAGAAGAATTACGAACAAAGCTGGAGAATAAGGAACGTATACAGGTTATCGATATACGTCCTTTAGAGGAGCGAGAAGAATGGAAAATTCCTGGAAGTGTACATGTAGATGTATATCATCAATTAAAATCGGGAAAAGAAGATGTGTTTTCAACGATGGATTTTCTAAAAGATGAAACAGTGGTAACCGTTTGTGCTGCAGGGAAAACAAGTCTTATAGCTATGGAACAGTTACGAAAAAAAGGAGTAAAAGCATATTCTCTCGAAGGAGGAATGAGAAGTTGGACTCGTGCCTGGAATACTGCTATTACAGAAGATAAACACCTAAAAATTATTCAGGTGAGAAGAACAGGAAAAGGATGTTTATCTTATATAATAGGGAGTGATGGGGAAGCCTTGGTAATTGACCCATCCTTGGATATCGAAGTATATATTAGTATAGCTAAAAATAATAATTGGAAGATTACCCATGTGCTGGATACGCATATTCATGCGGATCATTTCTCGAGAGCTAAACGGTTAGCTGCAACAGTAAAAGCACAATTGTTAATGCCTCCTAATACAGCTCTTCAGTATCCATATGAAAAGATACAGGATCAGCAATTAATTTCATTTGGTTTGACGAACATACAAGCAATAGCGACTCCTGGACACACTTCGGATAGTTTTAGTTATTTGCTACAAGAAAAATATCTTTTTAGCGGAGATACATTATTTACCAAAGGAGTAGGGAGACCCGACTTAAAAGCAAATACTGATCAAGCAAAAATAAAAGCAGGAATATTATATGATTCTCTACAAAAAATATTGAGCTTATCTAAGGAGATAATTGTATTCCCCGGACACATAAGTGAACCTGTTAGTTTTGATGGAAAAACAATTGCCAATTCGTTGGGAAATATAATTGATACAGTCCCTTTGTTAACATTAGAGAAGCAACTTTTTGTACAGGCGTTATTAGCTAATATCCCATTAACTCCTCCTAATTATGAGAAAATCGTGGCACTTAATTATAAAGGAGACATAAAAGAGCGGGAGTTAATTGGTTTGGAAGCAGGGGCTAATCGCTGTGCAATTTCATAAAACAATATAATGATGAAAGATACAAATGTACGTTTGGGATTAAAGGAAAACTGGAAACAATTTACTTTGTTATTAGTGGTGAATGCTTTTGTAGGAGGAATGGTAGGACTGGAAAGGACAATTTTGCCTCAATTAGCAAAGGAAGATTTTGGTCTTGTTTCTACTACTGCAATTCTATCATTTATTATTGTTTTCGGGATTACCAAAGCAATTACAAATTATTTTACAGGTGCTTTGGCAAATAAACTTGGGAGAAAGAATTTATTGATTATTGGTTGGTTGATAGCAATTCCTATTCCCTACATCCTTATGGTAGCAAGTCATTGGAACTGGATTGTATTTGCGAATGTGTTGTTAGGAGTTAATCAAGGACTTACCTGGTCAAGTACTGTAGTTATGAAGATAGATTTAGTAGGAGAAAAAGATAGGGGATTGGCGATGGGATTAAATGAGTCTTTTGGTTATTTTTCTATTGCAATTGTAGCATTTACAACAGGTTGGATCGCTGCGGAATATGGAGTTCGACCTTATCCATTTTATCAAGGTGTTTTCTTTGTCATTCTAGGGTTGATATTGAGTGTTTTATTTATTAAGGATACAGTTTCTCATGTACATAAAGAAGCGGTTCATAGCGATGTCCCTTTATTGAATAATATCGTATGGGAAACCACATGGCAAAACAAGAACTTAGGATCGATCACTCAGGCTGGATTTGTCAATAACCTCAATGATGGAATGGTTTGGGGAATATTACCTGTGATATTAGCTAATAAAGGGTTTCATATAAAAGAGATCGCAGTTATTGTTGCTATTTATCCAGCAGTATGGGGAATAGGACAATTGCTTACAGGAAAATTATCAGATATATATAATAAAAAGAAGATGTTGTTTGCCGGGATGATCTTACAAGGGATTTCTTTATTAGGTATGTTTTGGGCGACTACTTTGTTTCAGTTTTATTTTCTGGCATTTGTATTAGGAGTAGGTACGGCAATTGTATATCCAACCTTTTTATCGGCTTTGGCAAGTTTTACAAATCCAGTACAACGGGCTCAGAGTATAGGTGTTTTCCGATTATGGAGGGATTTAGGTTATGCTTTTGGAGCTTTATTAACCATCGCTTTGACCTATTTTTTTGAAATGGATAGTACTCTTCTATTTATAGGAGGACTTACTGTATTATCAGGAATACTATTAAAAATAAGAATGACATAAATAGCGAATGAAAAAAGAAGATTTTATTTATCTGGATTATAATGCATCTACTCCTCATGATCCGGAAGTAGTTGAGGCGATGATGCCGTATTTGTTAGAGCGTTATGGGAACCCTTCCAGTGCACATTCGTTAGGTAGAATAGCTAAAATAGCTGTAGATACAGCAAGGAAACAAGTGGCTGATTTATTGCATGCTACCGCAGAAGAAATTGTGTTTACCAGCGGAGGAACAGAAGCGAATAACTATGCAATTATTGGAGCAGCACATTTTTATAGAAGCCAGGGCAACCATATTATTACATCTTCTATTGAGCACCCTGCTGTATTAGAAGTATGTAAATCTTTAGAAAAAACTGGTTTTGAAGTGACTTATCTACCGGTAGATACTAAA contains:
- a CDS encoding CusA/CzcA family heavy metal efflux RND transporter, with amino-acid sequence MINRLINYSIHNKFVIGLFTLVLIVGGIYSIKNVPLDAVPDITNNQVQIITQAPNLGTEDIEQFITYPVEVAVANLPDVTEIRSISRFGLSVVTVVFSDDMDTYLPRQLVAEKLGEIKSKIPKEIGEPFMGPISTGLGEIYQYTLEVASDFKDQYSVTELRTIQDWIIRRQMAMVPGVVEVNAFGGSAKQYEVAINPADLKAIGITINEVYEALENNNQNTGGAYIEKNHQANFIRGEGLIRSIDDIKKIVITNQNGIPITIEDVGEVRYGNAIRYGALTKNGEGEAVGGMILMLKGASTDDVIRNVRERIEAIQKSLPEGVRIKPFLDRSTLISDTTSTVRKNLLEGALIVIFILVFFLGNWRGGLIVASTIPLSLLFAFILMNAFGVWANLMSLGAIDFGIIVDGAVIIVESTVFLLYKRLGKKKEISREDTNLLTFQASSKMMNTAFFGQFIILIVFLPILALEGIEGKMFIPMALTFGFAMIGAMLLCLTYVPMITSLFLKVPAKERKSWGDKVVLWLETAYEKIITSVLKKGKLIVLLSVLVLGISGMLFLRMGGEFIPQLDEGDIAFHAILKPGSALSETINTTTKIEKLIKNRFPEVEDVISRIGVADVPTDPMPMDLADVFVILKPKSEWTSATSKEELIELIKTEVSQIPGVNYEFTQPIEMRFNELITGVREDIAVKLYGEDMTLLAEKAVEIGKMIAAVEGVADMKVEATTGQPQITINYDRHKIAQYGLQISELNRYVQTAFAGGVAGTIFEGEKRFDLVVRLKETLRNDLSHVQKLFISLPDGTQIPLKEVATIGYEKGPMQISRDNTNRRIYVGINVRGRDVKSLVEEIQEKIETQIDIPAGYYIRYGGAFENLERATRKLKMVVPVSLGLIFMLIFFALKSLKQTLMIYIAIPLATIGGIFSLVIRDMPFSISAGVGFIVLFGVAVLNGLVLISGFNELKEEGVFTIDERIRLGTKRRIRPILLTALTDILGFLPMALSTSSGAEVQRPLATVVIGGLLTATLLTLFIIPILYKWIEEHEEKRLLKGKPSTLIAGVFLLFGIGTITAQEQLPRQEISIDEAVELALKNHPRMKASQLQLDKEKTLRSATWDLGETQLFTGGEELGNNAPGVYTTFGVGQNNIDVFGISSKNKLVNERIKLVDLSKGINELELERQVKTAWVRAYTSKQLFKAYKRIDSVFSRLEKAVNLRYQTKAISRLSYKTTSNQGRLIRLQKETAYQQYIIDLKRLNQWLFDDTDFEVSEIAIAEWDQEILLKTALESHPVLEYLGQEISVKKAENKVEKSKFYPKFIAQYGMQKIDGQTGFYSYQLGIRLPLIFNKTKSMVKAKKIDSEVVIAANTEKAQQFQTDYFTAVAQYTLLQKQWKYYKEEAIPLATEQQKGLILSYKEGAIDYISFLQSIKDAIQLEIDGWRTLQTYMETKFQLAYFLKTNKK
- a CDS encoding efflux RND transporter periplasmic adaptor subunit, coding for MMKKQYKVVYKLILTIIIIGGFWSCNKEQKKNDHGHRHEEGTHEHSGQEKEAHTHEEVVQLTEAQVQVLDIVIDSIKTQAVGGYIEANGELGVPPQNEAVVTTYIGANISKINVIEGDKVNKGTVVAYIAHPDIISLQTDYIEVYNKLTFLKQDFERQKKLYDAEVGSGRDYQQAKAAWSSARGKVKGYESQLQLLGISPATVRKGGISQQAPVRSPIDGFVEKVFVKSGQYVQPQTSLMEIVNTEHIHADLMVFEKDIKHVKNDQTVRLQVKAAGDKELVAKIYSVGKSFEQEPKALHVHAEIENKDHNLLPGMYVSAKIVTDNVLEKVLPEGAIFEENGKTFAFKAEKVGNKWKFTPTEILIKKKQDGMVALTVIQEADQGKLFAHNGAYYIIAEMKKSEAEHVH
- a CDS encoding Fur family transcriptional regulator; translated protein: MSAIVLKKIGIRPTTNRILIYNYLSTEKKAVSLSDLESCFASMDRATLYRTIKIFEEAQLVHQIDDGSGIPKYARCNQNAVAPSHDDTHLHFHCLKCKKTSCLTNCQIPKIQVPNHYQVSEVTMMIKGTCDECSRA
- a CDS encoding 1-aminocyclopropane-1-carboxylate deaminase → MLHLEKYFPRVPLGFFPSPIHKLHRLSKELGVNIWAKRDDVSSGLAYGGNKVRKLEWLAADAIRKGCDTLVSIGGVQSNHTRQVTAVAASLGLQSYTVQETWAEWKDPIYDKVGNILLTKLMGGNLIMDGYGYSTSIKKSWENAMEAVRRKGGIPYAIPAGASDHPLGGLGYANFADEIAMQEKKMNHFFDTIVTATCTGSTQAGMIVGFAHQKKNRRIIGIDTADNKEMTQKAVSKICHNTVKTIKDYGGVGIPFSEEMIEINENYSYPAYGIPNEETIKNIQWVATLEAMLTDPVYEGKSISGLISMCRSGEISKNATVLYVHLGGTPAVNAYYKAFETPSYIHTLGKEARAS
- a CDS encoding helix-turn-helix domain-containing protein: MTFTEYKIPAPYDTFLKSIYAFECIEINRQQLFLPDGNPELTIATTPIWVSHQESPIILPNTALFWGQLQFSGKILAHKPYKVFGIKFQPWVLYFLSHNSTKELVDRILPAKEVFSTDFMNKVFYMASCTSSMQLTHALIDVHYQFQSDFSSKNDHIKHNLTAFIKNIEDSRGSKKILDFIPQYKQSQRTLENDFSKYIGIRPKVFQSIVRLRKSGVEIKKGKKILDTALDLGYYDQAHFNKDFKRLISKTPRQYLKEKNLVLSTV
- a CDS encoding metalloregulator ArsR/SmtB family transcription factor, with the translated sequence MNKQFFKQAIYQEIATIGKALSNPYRLRIVNILSQGDYSVDQIATELNISIANASQHLQVLKKSKLVTSHKKGHYVIYSLPNTDVHKLWNALQNFGLTNSLEVKSTLETFKKQTFAEVPSITIDELLKEHKLTDICFLDVRPEKEFKKAAIANAVSVPVEKISDHIRHLPKEKQIVVYCRGPLCVFADEAVLLLKEKGYDAIRLEEDVLSWEYKGLPVN
- a CDS encoding MBL fold metallo-hydrolase, with translation MTDTLISVEELRTKLENKERIQVIDIRPLEEREEWKIPGSVHVDVYHQLKSGKEDVFSTMDFLKDETVVTVCAAGKTSLIAMEQLRKKGVKAYSLEGGMRSWTRAWNTAITEDKHLKIIQVRRTGKGCLSYIIGSDGEALVIDPSLDIEVYISIAKNNNWKITHVLDTHIHADHFSRAKRLAATVKAQLLMPPNTALQYPYEKIQDQQLISFGLTNIQAIATPGHTSDSFSYLLQEKYLFSGDTLFTKGVGRPDLKANTDQAKIKAGILYDSLQKILSLSKEIIVFPGHISEPVSFDGKTIANSLGNIIDTVPLLTLEKQLFVQALLANIPLTPPNYEKIVALNYKGDIKERELIGLEAGANRCAIS
- a CDS encoding MFS transporter, whose translation is MMKDTNVRLGLKENWKQFTLLLVVNAFVGGMVGLERTILPQLAKEDFGLVSTTAILSFIIVFGITKAITNYFTGALANKLGRKNLLIIGWLIAIPIPYILMVASHWNWIVFANVLLGVNQGLTWSSTVVMKIDLVGEKDRGLAMGLNESFGYFSIAIVAFTTGWIAAEYGVRPYPFYQGVFFVILGLILSVLFIKDTVSHVHKEAVHSDVPLLNNIVWETTWQNKNLGSITQAGFVNNLNDGMVWGILPVILANKGFHIKEIAVIVAIYPAVWGIGQLLTGKLSDIYNKKKMLFAGMILQGISLLGMFWATTLFQFYFLAFVLGVGTAIVYPTFLSALASFTNPVQRAQSIGVFRLWRDLGYAFGALLTIALTYFFEMDSTLLFIGGLTVLSGILLKIRMT